In Dendropsophus ebraccatus isolate aDenEbr1 chromosome 13, aDenEbr1.pat, whole genome shotgun sequence, the sequence AGAAAATACTACAAGTCAATATGATACATACGACAGTGGATCCTGGTATGGAGCCATCTTTTTGGTTCACCTTTTTCCCCCACTTTTATACTAATACAACCCTGACCATATTTGCCGCTTCTATGCCTGTGGCCTacaagggtatgtccacactacggaactcGAGCGGAAATTTCAAGGCCTTCCAGCGGAATCAGCTTGACAAAagagacaggcagaacttcaagcagaggcgCCGCCTGCACTTGAAATTTCAAGTCTTATtcggtagtgtgaacctacccttaggaaGGGACTACCCACCCATGATACTAGACATTGTCTGTAGAATTGGAGCTCTCGTATGCCCTAATCTTACCTGTTCCCTGGCGGCACTAAACATGGGCTCCTGGATATCTGTGTACATTCGCCGTAATGCGTTATATCCACCGGGAATGCTTTCCAGGTTGCTGAGAGCGCGGTCCTGGTTCCTCATCATCTCCTGCATCATGGCGGGGTTGCGGGCCAGCTCCATGGTCTGAAATATCcaaatcagtagagatgagtggatGTACATAAGGAAATGTTTGTAAGAGGAGGAGCCGATTCTGGCGGCACGTACTTGTCTCATGAGCTCGGGGTTGTTCAGCATGTGACTGATCTCCGGGTTCCTTTCCATCAGCTGCTGCATCTGTGGATTGGCCATGATCATCTGTCGCATCAGATCCGGGTTAGACATCATATTCTGCACTAGCGGGTTCTCCATGATCTGAGACAACATCTCGGGGTTGGACATGAGCTGGCGCTGCATCTGTTGTTGGAGCTCCATGAAGTTGGCAGAGCCCATGCCAAGGTTACCCAAACCTGACAGGCCTCCAAACCCAGCTGCAAGACAGAAAATACAATGTGACACACCGTAACAGGAAGAGAGCGCTCACAGTCATCGTGTAAGAGTCAGATACTTACAGAGAACATTCGGAGAGGGAGCCCTATCAGGGGGACTTGTGCCACTCCCCCGAGGGGTACTACCCGAGACTTCTGGGGCAGCTGGTGTTGAGGCATTAGACTGTGAAGGGGTGGCAGCATTTCCTGGGGGTGAAGAGGATGCGGTAGAGGCAGCAACGGCAGCAGCGGTGGCAGCAGCTGAAGGAGACAACGCGGATGGATCCTGTGACCTGACCAAAAACACGGCCATCAGTATCTATATTTTTACTAAAacatgtctctccccccccccccccccgatcttcTCCACTCACTTTTGTGCCGTCTTGATGACTAGATGTACAGTGAGACCGTCTTTGATGCCGTGTTGGTTCAGCGTGTCGCCATCTTTCAGGATCTTTCCGGCAAAGATCAGTACCAGCTGATCCTTCTTGGCTTTAAACCGCCTGGAAATCTCCTCCTTAAACTGCAAAGAAAACAAGACATGTCATCACTTCCAAATTGGTAGTTCCAGGGGAACTACCAATAGGGGGCACTAGAGAGACTGAATTTCTTGTAGATGAGAACTCATTTGCATATCCCCAGGTACCAATTTAAGGGCCGCATATAATCTATAGTTTCTAGTTGGCCTACAGGGGGCGCTAAACACCAATTTATAGTATAGATGATTGGGATACAGGCGACTCCAGTCGTAGTCAAAGCTGTATCCAGCATTGTGGTCTGACACCGCAATACTCCATGGAGCAGTGCTTTATGGGAGCTTTGCAGAAAGAGACACCCGGatgccatgaaggggttaacagattCTCAGTCTTCTGGAAAGCAAAGGAGATGTCAGCTGGCTGAATGGGAGGGCGCGATTACAACACGGCTACGTCAGCGGTGTCACGGGGCGACTGGCAAACTCCACAGAGACTGGCGCTGACACACTGGCACAGAGGCAGCTGTTACCACACAGACAGGGCACACAGACATTCAGGAGTATGGGAGAGCAGAGATACAGGAGAACGTGCCCTGTACGCCATCCTCCCCTGTAATAGTCTGTAGATCTCATTATACACAAGAGATcgatgaggaaatggaggaagtgACTGTGGAGTAAATGTAATAGGGAATGCAACATTTACATCATCCCTCTACTCTGGTGCTAACGCATCCCCCGGGAGGTGGGCCCCGGGCGCACGGGGAGAGGGCAGGGCTCCTCTGCTTCTCTAAACCTATCTCCATCCTACTAGGGAGTCACCACAGGGGGCGGAGGAAAAGCGGCCACAAGGAGCTTCTCTACCATCCTGTATTACCTAatgtcccctgtggtggcgctgcaggggagCCAGGTTACTCCACACATCACAGCTAATCACCTGTTGGGATCAGCCTATTGCCAAGAGCCCTAACCCAGGGGGCCCATTAccttaaagctaaagctttggcagtccaggcatgatgcgaattgtagtttttcaccaGCTGAAGGACCCGAGTTAGACACCCCTACCCTAAAGAATCTGAAAACCCTAACAGATCaggtgaacaaaccctttaaattggCATGAAGTCCATGGTGGGTTCTGACAATTAAGGGCATCAGTGTGGCAGTCAAACACTGCTAAGTGGCTCCGCCTCCCTGACACTTGGCTCTCATAGGTTTGGGCCTGTAAGAAGGGGTCACAGGGGTGAGTGAGtatgttcccctttaagcccctcaAAAAGGGGTAGGGGTTGGGGTAAGAGCCCCCCCAGTCTTCTCTCCCACCTGTAATTGTCTGCTTGCTCTCAATGAAAAGAagggcccttaaagtgactgtcccaccaggcccaggctgaagcactggaggcggccgacccacccctagtgggaagaaactccagcccctccatgacgtgactccattagaatcaatggaacctatcatagaggggtgggggtttcctcccactaagggtgggtcggccgcctccagtgcttcagcctgggcctggtgggacagtcactttaaatacactaagatgcttaaaggggttgtcctaccCTCATAACGGGGCATAACTCACTACTCACTGGGGCtggagtcatgtgaccacagatCTGTCCATTCTctatggcagtgattttcaaccttttttgagccgcggcacactttttctacttaaaaaatcccggggcacaccaccaaccaaaatggcacaaaatgacactaaaacagtacatatacatatagttaataatatagattctaaatgtatttatactcactcagtgtaaaACCTGGGCCtattttcttctccccctgttcttctctcctgtgcttctctccaccatacttctcccccctgcttctctcccccatgcttctctcctgtgcttctctccaccatacttctcccccctgcttctctcctgtgcttctccccctgcttctctccactatacttctctcccccctgcttctctcccctgtttctccaccatccccaggtttctctcccctattgttttctcctgtttcacaggggcaccatagtttggggaactttgcccgcggcacacccgaccatgtgtcgcggcacactagtgtgccacggcacagtggttgaaaatcactgctctatggGAGCCCCCAGAGCAGTGTACCAGTCTGCTCCTATAGAGGAAGAATAAAGCAGGGCCCCCCCCACTATCACACACTGATCCCATATACAGCCTAACCATAAGCCCATAGGGGGGCGGCCTAAACCTcatacaactgtaacaaaccctcagctgtgagaagcatCAGGAGAGATCCTGTACAGGGTGTATGAGAGAGGGACACTGTATGCCAGGAGACGGGGCGACCCCTGTGTAACATTCCTGCCCGGATGGGGAAATCACTGGTGACCCCGGGATCAGGAGTCACTGGCAGCGGCCGAGCACCAAACATTGCTTCATATTACACAGCGAGAAGAACGGCCAAGCCCAGAGCGgcaggagaaagaggaggagaacGCCCGAGACTATACACCCCCACACTGCCATctgactgcacagagggagcctcaGCTACTGCctgattataccccagagctgcactcactattctgctggtgaggtcacagtgtacatacattacattactgatccagagttccatcctatattataccccagagctgcactcgctattctgctggtggggtcactatgtacatacattacattactgatccagagttccatcctatattatactccagagctgcgctcagtattctgctggtggggtcactgtgtacatatattacggatcctgagttacatcctgcgttatactccagagctgcgctcactattctgctggtaggatcactgtgtacatacattacattactgatcctgagttacatcctgtattatactccagagctgcactcactattctactggtgggggtcactgtgtacatacattactgtattatactccagagctgcactcactattctgctggtggggtcactgtgtacatacattacattactgatcctgagttacatcctgtattataccccagagctgcactcactattctgctggtgagggtcactgtgtacatacattactgatcctgtattataccccagagctgcactcactattctgctgtgtacatacattacataggcagagtctgtaaccatagaaacAATGGCTATGATCGGggcaggagctgctggggccccGGTTACACACGAGCCCCCGGGGATGCAGTAGCGCACGTGAGCCGCACAGTGTGAGCGCCACCACACACAGGAGCCGCCAGTCCCCGTCCCCACCGGCCTCACCTCCCGCACACACGCCGTCTCTCCGATCACGATCTCCTCCTTGTCCTTCGGTGTTTTGACTGTGACCCGGATTAAGCCTTTACCCGGCGCCGGTCCGGGGTTACCGGAGGCCGCACCGTCAGCGCCGCTCTCCGCCATCTTGTTTGCACCCGCCCACCCCGAGGAGGAGCAGAAAAGGGGGAGGGTAGCCGGCAGAGGCGCCACTGAGCCCTCGGCGCTTTGTTTCGGTTGGACTTACGCTTCTGCGACCCCAGGCGGCGCGGAGGACTCAGCGCAGGAGATGGTGCTTCGTCATTCCACGCGACCAGCTGAGCCCAATCCACCAATCGCTGCGCAGCTCCTTGGAACGCAATAACTACACAAACCAATCAAAAGCCACTGTGAAACGAAACGGAGACTTGGCACGCAAAATGCGTTCCGGGGCCTAAACCGTTTCCATGGCAACGTAAGCCTTTGTTAGTTTATTGTCCAAGCTCTGTCCATTATTATTCCTTTTTGAGTGTTACTATCGTTATTTCTATGGCTTATACCATCTAGACCGTTAATTGACTATATTTATCGCCATAAACGTTTCTTTAGGTTTGTACTTGGACTGCATTTCCCGGCATGCAGTGCGCGGGTGGGGTTTGCCCGGTCACGTGACGGTTGcgtctagaatggagttgctcctGTGAGGTCCTCCcttcagcaactccattctagctcACTCACTAGTGGAGGGCCTAGATTGGAGTTGCTGAAGTGAGGACCTCACAGGAGCAACTCCAATGTAGACGATTCAGTAGTGAGGTGACTAGATTGGAGTTGCTGAAGTGAGGACCTactaggagccactccattctagacaTGTCTTCACAGaagtgactagaatggagttgtttaCAAGACCTATAGGATTCTA encodes:
- the UBQLN4 gene encoding ubiquilin-4 — translated: MAESGADGAASGNPGPAPGKGLIRVTVKTPKDKEEIVIGETACVREFKEEISRRFKAKKDQLVLIFAGKILKDGDTLNQHGIKDGLTVHLVIKTAQKSQDPSALSPSAAATAAAVAASTASSSPPGNAATPSQSNASTPAAPEVSGSTPRGSGTSPPDRAPSPNVLSGFGGLSGLGNLGMGSANFMELQQQMQRQLMSNPEMLSQIMENPLVQNMMSNPDLMRQMIMANPQMQQLMERNPEISHMLNNPELMRQTMELARNPAMMQEMMRNQDRALSNLESIPGGYNALRRMYTDIQEPMFSAAREQFGNNPFSSTGGSEGSASQPLRTENREPLPNPWNPSSPQSQPPTSEGNNSSSSSTTSQSAPTVSNPFGINAASLGTGMFNSPEMQGLLQQISDNPQLIQSMISAPYMRTMMQTLSQNPDFAAQMMGNIPIFSGNPQLQEQLRLQLPVFLQQMQNPESLSIMTNPRAMQALLQIQQGLQTLQTEAPGLISGLGSLGIPGMPPASSGSTAPDNPSTPTSASPAGGSSNAQQQMMQQMIQLLAGGSTTGQTPEVRFQSQLDQLNAMGFINREANLQALIATGGDINAAIERLLGSQPS